Genomic DNA from Larus michahellis chromosome 3, bLarMic1.1, whole genome shotgun sequence:
CGCGTCATCCCCTGAGTCCCGGAGCTGGGGATTTATGGAAAAGCCCCTCGGAGGGGTAAAAGCCGCAGGGAGAAGGGTTGGAGGAGATGGGTTGTTACTCTCAAGGATGTCCCCCTTCATGGTTTTTCTTGCCGAGGGGAAACGCACGCTTCTGCCTGCATCTGTCAGGCCGTGCGGGACCTCACCgtccccaaggtctgtgggcaaAAGCCACCGTCCCCTGCTTCACCCACCGCAGGGAGACTTGGAGCCCTGCAAGCTGCAACGCTCGTAGAAGCTTGGAAAAGCCCCCAGGTGATTTAATTTACTATTTCCAGCCCCCCGGCACCTCCCCGAGACCTTCTCAGCTTTGATCCACGACGGAGAGGGGCAGGAAAGGAGCCAGGGCAATTGAGGCAGAGAAGTGCGGAGCCATACGAGAACAGCCGCATGtttattaatgatttaaaaaaaaaaaaaatgaagcaatacatacatacatactttttgcccccccttttttttttttccaaaggaaagttGAAATAAAGCACCTGGACAACTCCAAATGCAGGCAGAGGCAGTGGCAGCAGGAGATGGTGGCCCCTAGACGGGGACATCCTCATGGACACGGACCCGGAGGGGACAGATGCGGAGCGCTTTGGGCAGCGTGCCCTCCGGCCGCGCCCCCACGTAAAAATAAGGGAAGACGGTGCCGCCGAACTTCTCGTGGAAGGTGTAGATGTGGGTCTGGGCGTCGGCGTCGTAGAAGGAAAGCTCCCCTTCGTTGCAGTCCAGCTCCACCCGGATCCGCCTCAGGTCGCCCACCACCACCTCCGAACGCGCCAGGTTGGATGCTTGGCACGTCTCGCTGTCCTTCCCAGGCAAGTGGTAGATGTACCAGAAGCCGGAGCGAGCATCGTGGTGCAAGCTCCAGCGGGTGCCACCGCAGGGCCGGGCCACCCCCACCCGCCAGTTTGTGATGCCACCCAGGTCCACCTCCCAGGTGTGGAAGCCAGTGGAGAAGCCGCGGGAGCCCAGGATGCAGGGGGCCGAGGCGAAGCGCTCGGGGTTCTCCACCAGCAGCTTGTAGCCCTCGTTGGTGATGCTGGTGAGGTCCTCAGACACCGAGAGCCAGCAGCCCGCGGAGTTGGGGTTGAAGCTGAAGGGGACTGTGGTGGGGACATGCGTGTTAGGAGCCTGGCTCACTGCAGGGATGAGCTTAGAGGGGGCACCACGGCCCTGAAGGTATCCATCCCTCCCTAACCCACCTCACCACGGAGAAATGCACCCTCCAGGGCTTCCCTTTTGGGGTGTAAGTGCCCCAGAGCACCCTCTGTGCTCTCCAGTTCTCTTCCCCAAGGCTCATCAGCCGTGGGCATGGCTGCTCCATgctcctcttctctcctgcacCCACCacccctggggctgccccatgcaaAGGTTACTTtagccatagaatcacagaatggtttgggtcagaagggaccttaaaggccacccagtggcaccccctgccctgggcagggacacctcccaccagcccaggttgctccaagccccggccaacctggccttgaacccctccagggatggggcagccacagcttctctgggcaacctgggccaggggctcaccccgctcacaccaaaggatttcttcacaatatctcatccaaatctcccctcttccagtgtaaaacccttccccctcgtcccacggctcccctccctgctccagagtccctccccagctttcctggagccccttgagggactggcaggggctggaaggtctccgcggagccttctcttctccaggctgaacccccccagctctctcagcctgtcctcccagcagaggggctccagccctcccagcatctccggggcctcctctggccccgctccaacacctccgtgtctctcctgtgccgaggccccagcgctggaggcagcactgcaggggggtctcccccgagcgcagcagaggggcagaatccccccctcgccctgctgcccacgctgctggggatgcagcccaggctgcgggggggtatctgggctgccagcgcacggtgccagctcatggccagcttttcatccaccagcccTGGGACAACCACCCTTCGGGGAGGACCCACGTGTCCCCAAGGCCCAGCACCTCACCTACGGTGATGGTATCCAGCATCTTCTTCCACACGTTGTACTGCAGCGAGCCCAGGTACTTGGCGACATCGAGGAGCATCCCTGAGGGCACAGCCTCGGGCTCCTCGGCCGTGCAGGCGATCCTTGGGCAGGGGCGGAGGACGGAGACGGGTCAAGGATGGAGGAAGAGTCTGGGCTGGGTCTCCTGGCACCTTGTGTTTTGGAAGGGActtccccaccagcaccccacaCCTCCTCGTGGGCTTTCCCCATAGCTTGCTCTCACCCCAGGAAGGTGGTGAATCACCCCAGGAGGGTCCCAGTACCAAATTCCCCCCACCATCAGGGTTTTAACGCTTCCCCCAGGACCTGCAATGCTTCTCTGTGTCAGGATGGACCCCCATCCTGCCCGgaggcaccctggggtgctgcctgGCCTCGGGGACCCCCAGCACCGCCTTCTGCTGGAGCACCAAGAGGGGACACAGGGCTACAGGAACTCAGTTGGGGCAGAGACCTTGCAGAAGACCCTGTTCAGCCCCATGGAGGGGGTGCCCCCGAGCCCCCAGTGTGACCAGGCAGGGGACATATCGGGGACCGGGACTTACCTGCGCTTGCGGTTCTTGTGGCTCTGAAAGAGAAGGAGACACCGGGCCATCAGATCCCAAATTACGGGGGGGTCACGGGGGCTTGCAAATGCCCAAAGCATCACCCAGCGCCCTGCTCGCACCCcggcaggggcaggagggtgccaCAGCGAGGGTGACACCCCGCAGGGTACGGGGCAGCACCCCGGCGGGGCCGTACCATGAGGAAGGTGTAGTCGTCCTCCTTGAGGTCCGCCTGGAGCTGGAGGGCTTCGTTGAGCAGGGCCTGTCTCTCCTTCGCCAGCCGCCTCATCTTGCCCTCGATGAGGCCGCGCTTGTGCCGcgtctcctcctgcagctgggccaGCAGCGCCTTCTCCTCGCCCCGCAGGAACTCGTGCAGCTTCTCAAACTCCTTCCTGATCCGCTCCTCCAACCGTACCTCTTCCACCTGCCCCATATGGGGATGTCACCACCTCCCTTCGGAGCCCCCGGCTCCCCTTGGCTccccccccatccatccccctAAACGCTCCTCCGGAGTCCTCCGACCAGCTCCACAGCTCAGGAACTCACTGGGACCACGCTGCCCTCCCAAAATCAACGTGTGCCAGCTGACACAGCAGCCCCAACCCCATCCCTCTGGTCCCCAATTCCCCATCCGAgtcctttcctcccctccagcatccctccccgcTCAGGGGCGGAGCAGCCCAGCATGGGTGCAGCGCTCCACTCCATTCCCAGCCGCATTCCTGCCTGGGGTGTGTACATGCATGTGCATACATGTCCACACATGTGTCAGGATCGGGCCCGTTGCCTGCCCGCCCGCCAGGAGGTACCACGCACCTGGTTGTGTTTGGAAATGGACTCGTAGGAGCGATGCACGGCCCAGAAATCCTTCACCTTATCCCGCAGGGAGGTCTCCATGTACTTCAGCTTGGCCTGCGGGGAGGACATGCCTTCAGCACCCTCGCAAACCTACGCCCGGGGTTCCCAGTGCGGAAAGACAAGAGCCCCAAACCCAGGAGGAGGAGGTTAAGCAGGATCCTTGCTCCATCCACCCTTTCCCCTCCGGCGGCCAAGCTCCAGGGTCAGTTCCACGCTGACCCATCGTGTCCGCACCAGACGCGACGGCTCAAAGCAGCGAGGCAGAGGGGAGCTTTGCTCCACGGCGAATCCTCCCCCTCTGTTTTTAAGCCCTTCTGAGGCCGCGCCGTcaagcccctgcctgcccccggcAGCCGGCCAAGCCTTGCGAAACatcagccccgcggccgccccgccacATTTGAAATCTGGCCAGTTTCCCGCGGGCTGAGTCAGGCCGGGAAACGCGGCGGGTGCTGGCAGGATGCCcgtctcctcctcttcctcctccccgcgCAGCCACGGCCCCGTCCTGCCCCGTGGGGCTCGGGGCTGCCTCCCcatcccgcatccctccccgGCTGGGGGAATTGTGCAACCTTCCCCCCCTGGGGTCCCATCCCAAATAGGCTCCCAACCCCGAGGCGCTGCTGCAATAACCAGTTGCTGCAACAACCAGCGCGGCCGAATCCAGCCCAGCGGAGGGTGAACGAGCCAAAGAAAGGCGGGGACCGGGACAAAACCCTGGGAGCAtcaccccgctcccccctcctGCGGGGCAAAGGGCTGTGCCCCCAGGGGATGGGGTGGCCCTGGGTAATTATTAGGCAGGGAGAGCGTGGGGCGGCGATGCGGCAGGGGCACTCCCGTGGGGGACGCACCCTCGGCAGCGTGGCATCTTTCATCCCGGCACGCCGGCAGGCACAACCACGCCGGGCACGAGCCAAAGCCGTGCGTTGGCAAGTTTGTGCCACGGCCTGCGTGGGTTGTACCCCTCTAGACACTGGGGTCCATCTCCGTGCCATctatcccccccccacccttcccgGAGCATCCCTCACCCTGAAATCCGCCGCCACCTCCTGCACCAGCCGCATCTTGTGCCCTTCGTGCTGCTTGGAGCTCTGGCAGACGAAGCACGCCAGCTCCTTGTCCTCCAGGCAGAAGAGTTTGGCTTCTTCTTGATGCAGGGGGCAGAGGACGGACGCCCGGCCCTGCGACTGTCCTTCCTCCTTGAGGATCATCTCTACCAGGTTGTTGAGGGTGTGGTTGACGCGGAGGTCGTCGAAGGAGGAGGTCTCCTTGCAGACGGGGCACACGTGGTGCCGATGCTCCCAGGAGCGGCTCACGCAGGCCTTGCAGAAGTTGTGGCCGCAGCAAAGCGTCACGGCTTCACGGAAAGGCTCGTAGCAGATGGGACACAGCAGTTCCTCCTTGAAGGTGGCCGTGGAGGACGAGGCCGAGGCCACCGAGCTGCTGGTTGAGGGTCTGGCTTCCTTCTCCATGTCACTGTGGAGAGAcgggatggaaggatggagggattGGGGCTTTCCGGGAGCCCCAGCTTGGAAAAACAGCCCCGTTCCTGATGCAATCGGTTTCCTGCCTGTGACTCACCCCGCAgctccctccccgggcagccACCCGCCTGAGTGACACCGTCCCGGGCCACTGGCAGCCGCCAAGGGCGGGCAGGCTCCGGCGGGGCCGCGGGAAAGGGCCCGGGGGCGACCGGACGCTGTCTGGGACTTGCCGTGGtcccgcagcccagccccgggTCCGCCCCGGTGCTCGGACCCCCCCCTCACTCCCGGTGCTCTCCCCCAGTTCCCAGAGCGGAACCTTCACCCCTTGGTGCCCCGACCGGGACCCCCAGAccccggggcagcgccgggacCCGGCCCGGGATCCCCGGTGCTCGCCCCCGGTGCCAGGACTTGGCTCCCCAATCCTGTGTCTGCCCCGGCCCTAAACCCCCGCTCCGGTGCCCCGACCGGGACTCTCAGCCCCCAGGGCAGTCCCAgaccgggacccccagccccagggtctgCCCCAGACCCGGACCCCACCCCTAGGAATGCACcggtgcccggccccggccccccagccctggccctccagcccctgggatgcTCCCGTGGCCGGACCCCCAGCGCCCGGGGTAGCCCCGGTGCCCCAACCTCGGTGCTGTTCCTGTGCCCGGACCGGGACCCCCAGCTCCAGGGCTGCTCCGGTGCCGGGACCCCCAGCGCCCGGGGTAGCCCCGGACCGGGACCCCCAGCGCCCGTCCGGCGTAGCCCCGGACCCGGGACCCCCAGCGCCCGCCCGGGGTAGCCCCGGACTCCCACTCCCGGGGGCGCTCCGATTCCCGGACCGGACCCCCTACCTCCAGGGCTACTCCAGTGCCCGGACTCCAGCCCACGGGGCAGCCCCGGTATCCGAACCCCCGCGCTTCCCGGTGCCCGTGCATGGCGGGGGGGTGCTCAGTACCGTGcacgccgcggggggggggggggtggggggtggggggggagtgtcCCTACCTTGCCGAGGGCGGGAGGCAGCTCTTGCAGTGGCCCCTCCGCCGCGACGAGCGGAGGGGGGCTCGGGCGTGGGCGTGCGCCTGCGGCATCCCGGTACCGGGGCTCGTCCGGTGCTGGCGGCAGCGAGGGCacccggcggggcgggacggggcgggacggggcgggctgCGGCCGCCGGGGAGGGCCCTCCCCCGGGCACGGCCCTCCCCCGCCCCACTGCCCCCTCTCCGAGCCTCTCCCGGCCCGGaccaccccccacacccccccgcatTTCatcccccctgctgctgctggggggggggcatctTCATCGGGTCACGACTCCCCCCCACCCATCCAGTGACCGTCCAGTTTGactgtcacccccccacacacagtgACTCCAGTGCGGGGTGGGGGGTTTAGGGCTCTCCtgccctccgcccccccccccccccccgccccgtggggctgggacccctgACGCCCACTTGCTCTGTGATTAGAGGCTCCCGGTGGTCCCGGGAGCCCGGAGCCGAGATGTGCCGAGCGGTGTCTGCCgctcccctgcccatccctgccccaaaccctttccctgcctcccaccccccaccccccccgccccagccttgGGCCTTTTTGTTGGCATTTCTGCCCTGTGGATCCCGCTGTACCCCAGGGGTACAGGGAGCGAGCCGTCCCGCGGGATCGCCCGTCCCCGAAGCTGGGCAGGGGCCCTGATAGGGACTGGGAGAAAAGTGAAAACTATTCAAGGGCACAGATACCCAGGGAGCAAAAAAAATGGTGTTATTCTGCTCTGGTATGAGAAACATAGCGTGAGGCAGGGGAGTCAAGGCTACAGATAAAGCTGGCCAGGGAGCCCGTACTGGGAATGAGATAGAACTGGTGTGAAGCAGAAGGGTGGAAGGGAGTCATGGATGGGACGCGGCCTCTCCTGGAGACAACTCTGCCCGTAGCACCGCTTTGGGCTGATGGTGCCTCGGAAATGTAAAATTTAGGTACGGATTTAGCAGCCCGGGGACCGATGAGAGAAAAGTAATTGGGTGGGGATTGTTTGGGAGGATCCCAGCAGGGAGAAAAAGcgttgggaaagaaaaaagtggaatAAGGTGTAAAATCAGTTAAAGAAAGGTGGGCTCTGCCGAAGCCAGGATGCCTAGGGACGGTGGGGACGCTGGCCTGCGGGAGGTGAAGGCTTCTGTCTGACTTCAGCTCTGCGGAGGAAAGGGAGGACACAGGCTTTGGGGCACAAGTGGGGAAATGCTTTCCCGTGAGTCCCCTGGATTGGGGGGACGCTTGGTTGTggctccccgccacccccagaGGCGAGAGGGACATTCCTCGCAGGCCACACGCACGCTCCCGGCCCAGGTTTGGGAAGGGTTTATTAATGCCTGCCAGGAAGCcctggctctgggcacagctTCAGCTGGGGACAGAGAAAAGCCTTGTCCTGGCCCTGGGCACTCACCGCACACCCCCGGGGTAGGACACGTCCAGGTCCATCCACTGCGTGGGAGGGGAGAACAGCTTGTTGTTCACCTGCGGGGAGAAACACCCTGAGCCCGACAGCGACGGGCTCCAGGCGTCTGGGACCTCTGCGTCAGGCACGCGTGGTGGCGTGTCCCCAaggctgcaggggaggaggatGCCACACTTACCCCCGCGCTGACGTACTCCTCCAGCAGCAGGTACAGCTCCGAGTTCTGCTGGTGCAGGAGGGCTGCTTCGGCCAGCAGGCTGGCCCTCCGCGTCAGGACCTCGCTGGAGCAAGGAGGGCATGGGGTTGACACCgacagccggtgccagccccgctgccctgtccccagcGTCTCTGCCAGGCACTCACTAATATTCCTCCAGTGCCACCGCCAGCGCATCCCACAGCTTCAGCGTCGGCTCGGGGATAACGTGTGCCAGGGCTTCCCAGTACTCGCCATCCTCCGAGCTGTCCCGTACCTGTAGCACCTCCTTTGCTGACCCGTCCTTCTCCCTAGGGGACAGAGAACAAAGCCCTGGGGCTCAGCTCTTCACGGGTGAGGAGCAGCTCCGCTGCACTGAGCaccaccacagaatcacagaggggTAGGGGTCGGAAGAGACCTTCAgagatcgtagaatcatagaatcatctaggttggaagggacctttcagatcattgagtccaaccatcaacccaacgctgccaaggccaccactaccccacgtccctcagcaccacgtctgcccggcttttcaatccctccagggatggcgactccaccactgccctgggcagcctcttccaatgcttcacaaccctttccatgaagacattttccctaatatccatcctaaacctcccctggtgcaccATGAGGCCAGGTAG
This window encodes:
- the TRIM35 gene encoding E3 ubiquitin-protein ligase TRIM35 isoform X1, coding for MPQAHAHARAPLRSSRRRGHCKSCLPPSASDMEKEARPSTSSSVASASSSTATFKEELLCPICYEPFREAVTLCCGHNFCKACVSRSWEHRHHVCPVCKETSSFDDLRVNHTLNNLVEMILKEEGQSQGRASVLCPLHQEEAKLFCLEDKELACFVCQSSKQHEGHKMRLVQEVAADFRAKLKYMETSLRDKVKDFWAVHRSYESISKHNQVEEVRLEERIRKEFEKLHEFLRGEEKALLAQLQEETRHKRGLIEGKMRRLAKERQALLNEALQLQADLKEDDYTFLMSHKNRKRRIACTAEEPEAVPSGMLLDVAKYLGSLQYNVWKKMLDTITVVPFSFNPNSAGCWLSVSEDLTSITNEGYKLLVENPERFASAPCILGSRGFSTGFHTWEVDLGGITNWRVGVARPCGGTRWSLHHDARSGFWYIYHLPGKDSETCQASNLARSEVVVGDLRRIRVELDCNEGELSFYDADAQTHIYTFHEKFGGTVFPYFYVGARPEGTLPKALRICPLRVRVHEDVPV
- the TRIM35 gene encoding E3 ubiquitin-protein ligase TRIM35 isoform X2, whose protein sequence is MEKEARPSTSSSVASASSSTATFKEELLCPICYEPFREAVTLCCGHNFCKACVSRSWEHRHHVCPVCKETSSFDDLRVNHTLNNLVEMILKEEGQSQGRASVLCPLHQEEAKLFCLEDKELACFVCQSSKQHEGHKMRLVQEVAADFRAKLKYMETSLRDKVKDFWAVHRSYESISKHNQVEEVRLEERIRKEFEKLHEFLRGEEKALLAQLQEETRHKRGLIEGKMRRLAKERQALLNEALQLQADLKEDDYTFLMSHKNRKRRIACTAEEPEAVPSGMLLDVAKYLGSLQYNVWKKMLDTITVVPFSFNPNSAGCWLSVSEDLTSITNEGYKLLVENPERFASAPCILGSRGFSTGFHTWEVDLGGITNWRVGVARPCGGTRWSLHHDARSGFWYIYHLPGKDSETCQASNLARSEVVVGDLRRIRVELDCNEGELSFYDADAQTHIYTFHEKFGGTVFPYFYVGARPEGTLPKALRICPLRVRVHEDVPV